In bacterium, the genomic window GCCATCACCGGCAGCGCCAGCAACTGATTCACCCGGCCGGTTTGTTGATTGCCGCCGGCAATCTCGATCCGGGTTGCCGGCAGCGCCACGAAGCGAACCAGCAGGCTGTCATGCAAAGCGAGATCGTCAGACATCACCCGCGCCTTGACGGCCTTGCGCTGCGCTTTGGTCGAGCGTAACTCCGCGATGGCAACGCCCAAGCTGTCGGTGGGTGTTTTGGGTTGAATGATGAAGTTGTTCTCGCCCGTGGCGCTGATCGCCACCAGTTTGCCCGCAGCGGGATTGCCGAAATCGTCCTGCAGGGTGATCTGAATGTGCGCGGCAGATTGACTGTCTGCCGGTACGACGGTTCCGTTGACCAGCGTGATTTTCGAACGCAATGGACTCACTGCGCCGGTGATCGCCGTGGCGACGAAATGCAGCGGCGCCGGCGGCAGGGGCCGGCCGCGGAATCCCGCGGTTGCAGTCACGCGCTGCTGACCGGCAGCGGTGCCCAGCGTCCACTTCACCGCAGCAAGCCCTGCGCTGTCCGTGACGACTTCCTGGCTGGGTTGCCAGCTTGCCAGGGAACCATTACCCTCCACGACTTTGAAAAGTACCGGATAATCGCGCAACGGAGCGCCCGCGGCATCCCAAAGTTGCACCACCAGCGGTTGCGGCAGCGGTGTGGCAATGGCCGCGCTTTGCCCGTTGCCGCTCACGACTGCCATCGTGTCCGGCGGCGCGGTGATCACGATGAACTCGGCCCGCACAGTGTCGCTCACGGCGCTGTCCGGCCGCACCAGTACGCGGATGGTATCGCCATAGACGTCGCCCGCGATCAAAGCCGTGCCCGCTTGCGCCAGGCTGTCGGAGAGCACTGTCTGTTCGAGCGGAAGCTGCCCGTGCGCAAAATGGCCGCTGCCGTTGACAATCCGGAAAGTGACCGGCTGTTGCGTGAGCGGATTGTTGAAACGATCACTGACTTTCACGGTCAGCGGCGCGGCCGGAGAATTGACCGGCACCAGTTGCTCTCTTTCGCTCAGCCTGGCCAGCGTTGCGGGTTTGCCGGAATGTGCGCTCGCGAGGCAGGAGATCGGCGAGCCGGTCAGCCCGGGCGCGCGCATCTCGACCTGCACCTCGCCCGGCGTGGTGCCCAGCGTCAGCCGGGCGGCCGCTTTGCCGGTACTGTCCGTCGCAACGGTGACTTGATTGACGCCATTGAACGTGCCGGCGCCGCTCACCACCACAAACTGCACGGGATGATTCTTGAACGGCTTGCCATATTGATCCCTCACCAGCGCCACCAGCGGCTGCGCCAGCGCCAAGCCCACTTCGCCAGTTTGACCGCAACCGCTCACCAGACTCAACTGCTGCGCCACGGCGTTGCGGACGGTCGCCGCTTCGACCACGTTGGACATGCCGCTGCCATTGCCAGCTTCATCGAACACGCGCAGCGCGAAATAATACGGCGTCTGCGGCTGCAAGCCGGTTACCGTGAATGTCTGGGTCAGGCCGGCGGCCAGCGGCGCCGGCGGATTGGGCACCAGCGTGGCGGTGTTGAAATTGTAGGCGGCAATCGGCCAGGTGGCATAACGAATCTCCAGGCTGTTGGCGCGACCGGCGTTCTCATTGTCGCCGGTGGCGGTCCATTGCAGCGTCACGGAATTCATCGTGCTGTCGATCGCGCGCAAGTCCTTCACCTCGCCGGGCGGAATCGCATCGCTCTGCACCCAGGTGATGGTGAAGTCATCGACCTGGTTGTTCAATTGCTCGCCGTGAATGAAAACGCCGGCATACCAATAGTTGTCCTTGGGAAATTCCTTGCTGCGGTCTTCCAGCGTGGCGTCCCAATCGTTGTTGACGTAGTAATCGAAGTACACTGCTTCCGGCTGCTGGCGAATGTAGGCGGTGACCACGTCGCCGGCCACCGGATTGGCATGGGCGGGCTGCTGATCCACGGATTTGCCCTGGCGGGGATAGTATTCCCACGTGCCGTTCTTGATGATCCACAACCAGACTTGATTCCAGTTGTTGCGATGCCACAGCCAATAGCCGCTGGCATCGGAAGAGGCGTCATCGAGCATGAGCGCGTGCGCCCCTTCGCGAATGCCCAGGGCATCGGCGTTTTTGCCCCAGCGGTAGGAGACCGAAGTGATGGTGCGCCCGGGTTGGTTGAATACCGGCTTGAACACCGCCAGGTAGCGCCATTCGTAGATCGCGGCCGGTGTGAGCCACAACTCACCGTCGACAATCTGCCAGTATTGCGGATCGTAGGCCCAATCCGGCCCGACCTCGCTGCGGTTGAAATTGTCCACCACCCGCAGGGTATCCATGCCGCTGCTGCTGGTGCGCCATTCGAGTTGGAGATGGTCGGACAGGCCCAGCTCGCGCCGCAAGGCGGCCACGTGCGCTGGTTCCGGTTTGGTTTGTTTTGAATCGGAAGGAGATATTGCTGTTGCTGCGTTCACCCAGAATGCTGCGCTCACGCCAAGAACTGCAAGGAGGCTTCGTTTCATTGTCAGCGCCCGGCAAGGTTCAAGGAAATTTGTCATGTGATCGCAACCGTGCGATAGACCGGGCCATTTCCGCGTTGGGGGCGGGAGCCGGCACCTGCTGCCTTGCCTGGCAAAACTCAAAGGCAATACTAGCGTTGAGCCGCAGAGACTGCGGAAAGCGCGGCGGGTGAATCACTGCCCGCCACTCTTGCTGTCGGAATGCGGTCCGGGAACTCACTGCTCGGGGCGAGGCTGGAACCGCCAGACTTGCTGCATGCTTTCGCCCCTCCTGCGCATCTACAGCAAGTGACGTGCCCATGTGTTTGCGAAATCAGACGGACTGAAATCGTCCAGGTGACTCCGTACCTCGATCAACGCGGCCATGATGGCAGCGGGCCTCTCGCGCAGGCCGGCAGCAGATATCTGCATTTCAGAATGAATCCAATGCAAACACGTACACCGGATCTTGTCCGCATCGCGTCGCGCAGCACGAGAGCAGCATCAAGGAGACCCTCCTGGAAAGAGCGGCAACTCCTTGGAAACGAAAAAAGGCCGGCAGTGGGAGTTCTTTTTGATGGTCACACCGCATTCGGCTGGTTTTCTTTGGTTTGATTCGGCGGGCCGTTGTTTCAGGCTTGGCCGGTCTTGCTACAGTGAATTCTCCTGATACGTTTTCCACCGTCCTGCACTTGACCGGCGAGCAATAGGCGCTAGGGCACGACGCGATTGGAGAGCAGCCGAGCCGCGCTCTGAAAATTCCATCAGAATCTTCTTGACAAAGAGGCCCTGTTTTCGCAAACTGCCGCCACTTGGCTTGAGGGGCTGCTGCGTGCAACCAAGCGAGAGGCCGGCAGAACAGGAGGAGTTTGGTCATGCCGGCGCTTCGGGTGCCTGCGGGGCAAGTCAATGATCCCCCATTCAAACAACACGACCAGTTCTGGCAAGAAACGCAAGCCGTTTGCGGCTGGTGCTTACCACCGGCGTATTTGCATTGGCGACGCCGAAACACTCCGCGGCAAGTGCAGCCGGAAGCAGTGTCAAGCGAGCAGATCATTCCATTTAGCTTTTGACATTAACAAAGATTGTTGGGAGGAATGTGACATGCTGAAGAAGATCTCGTGGATTTTGGGTATCGCGCTTTGCCTATGGGTATTGAACAGTTGCGGCCCCAAAGCGGCCCGGGTTACTGGTGAAACGGATCAATTTGGCTGCCAGGAACCGCCACCCTCGGTGTTCACCGCCGCGGGCATTGACGCCGAATTCGCGCAATCGAAATTCGGCAAAATCGTCACCGGCGACATCAACCTCAAAACCAATCCCGAAGTCATTTCCCTGGCAAGCAAGGCGGTGACGGATTCCAGAATCAGCAGCTACTTGCGATGCCTGGCCATCCATCGCGACGGCTACACCAAGGAACAGGCAGCGTACTTGGAAGAATTGACCAGCTTCATGCGCACGGGTCCGACCGCCGAAGAATTCATCAAATGGAAAAGCGAGAATCCCTTCCCGGGGACCAAGCCGGAGGCGGGCAACGCCACCAAACAAGACGAGCTGGTGCAAGCCCGGGAAGCGATCCAACAGCTTCAACAGGAAGTGCAGGCAGCGCAGTCGCGCTTGGAGCAGTTGAAAGCCTCGGAATGGAGTGCCATCGCCCGGTCGCACAACTGGCTTCCTGAAAAGGAATGTGACAGCGCGTGGAAAAGCAATGAAGGAGAGGGCCGGGACGCGGCCGGCCGGCGGGTGCGGGTGAGAATCAACACGCTGACGCAGGAATACCGCTGGGTCTTTGCACGTTCGGATGTGGTGGAAGCCTACTCGCCTCCCATTGATCCGCGAGCTCACGTGAAAAAATTGAACATCAGCAACGCCAAGTTCGGCATTGTTTGCGTCGGCACGGCCTCCTCCGAGGGCGAAAGGGGAGAAGAAGAATCCCGCGCCAAAGGCCGCGCCGAAAGGCTGCAGATCATCTTTCGCGAAGAATTCAACAATGTGCCGGCGTTGTACAGCCTCAGCCTGGGCCAGTTTCAACACAAGCAGAAGAGTTTCAATCCGCAGGCCACGCGCGACGAGCGCAGAGTTATTGTCATCGAAATACTCGATCGCGACCAAGAGGTGAATCTCACGGAGGCGATCAAGGATGCTTTGCTGAAAGTCATTGAGAAAGTCAGGCAGGAAGGGGCAATCCCGTTTTGGGATTTCAGGGATTATACTGCTTTCGATCTCTACGGGGCCTAGGAACGATTCCGGCGGGAGAAGTCGTGGACGCTGGAGCCCGTCGCGATTTCTCCCCG contains:
- a CDS encoding Ig-like domain-containing protein, with the translated sequence MAALRRELGLSDHLQLEWRTSSSGMDTLRVVDNFNRSEVGPDWAYDPQYWQIVDGELWLTPAAIYEWRYLAVFKPVFNQPGRTITSVSYRWGKNADALGIREGAHALMLDDASSDASGYWLWHRNNWNQVWLWIIKNGTWEYYPRQGKSVDQQPAHANPVAGDVVTAYIRQQPEAVYFDYYVNNDWDATLEDRSKEFPKDNYWYAGVFIHGEQLNNQVDDFTITWVQSDAIPPGEVKDLRAIDSTMNSVTLQWTATGDNENAGRANSLEIRYATWPIAAYNFNTATLVPNPPAPLAAGLTQTFTVTGLQPQTPYYFALRVFDEAGNGSGMSNVVEAATVRNAVAQQLSLVSGCGQTGEVGLALAQPLVALVRDQYGKPFKNHPVQFVVVSGAGTFNGVNQVTVATDSTGKAAARLTLGTTPGEVQVEMRAPGLTGSPISCLASAHSGKPATLARLSEREQLVPVNSPAAPLTVKVSDRFNNPLTQQPVTFRIVNGSGHFAHGQLPLEQTVLSDSLAQAGTALIAGDVYGDTIRVLVRPDSAVSDTVRAEFIVITAPPDTMAVVSGNGQSAAIATPLPQPLVVQLWDAAGAPLRDYPVLFKVVEGNGSLASWQPSQEVVTDSAGLAAVKWTLGTAAGQQRVTATAGFRGRPLPPAPLHFVATAITGAVSPLRSKITLVNGTVVPADSQSAAHIQITLQDDFGNPAAGKLVAISATGENNFIIQPKTPTDSLGVAIAELRSTKAQRKAVKARVMSDDLALHDSLLVRFVALPATRIEIAGGNQQTGRVNQLLALPVMARISDQFGNLVNAGRVKFTVVAGGGSVAGNSSVSSDSNGVVQAQWRLGPQPGLNRLTASLDSLPRASVEFIAQARDSTTGVAENPVVVPEQFTLYQNSPNPFNPETVIQFALPQAAQVELQLYDLTGRQIRVLLAETLPAGRHRARWNGRDHAGQPLPSGVYFYVLRARLQNSGEEMIATRKLALIR